A segment of the Candidatus Eisenbacteria bacterium genome:
GTTTCGCGCTCGCCCTGATCGAGGTCGCGGATTCCGATCAGCACGGTGTTGCGCGGCAAGACCTTCGGCGCCCGTCCTCCGAGGTTCACGAGATCGGGATCTCCGAACCCCATCGCGACCGCGAGCGACATGCCGTGGATGTTTCCCGACGGCGTGGTCTCGGGTGTGTTCGCGTCGCCGTGCGCATCGAACCAGATCAGCCCGATCGACTCGCCCGCGCGCGCGAAGTGATTGCTGGATCCCGCGACCGACCCGATCGCGATGCTGTGATCGCCACCCAGCACCAGCGGGAAACGGCAGTCCCCGAGCGCACGCTCCACCTGGACGCGAAGTTCCTCGCACGCGGCCAGGATCGGCGCCTTGTAGCGGAGCCTGCCGGCGCCGACCGGCTGCGTTTCGGGGATCTGCACGTCGATGTCGCCGAAGTCGGTCACGGTGTGGCCGAGCGACTCGAGGCGTGGCTCCAGATCGGCGATTCGAATGGCCGAGGGGCCCATGTCGACGCCGCGGCGGCCGGCCCCGAGGTCGACCGGGACGCCGATGATCTCGATTTGTCTCGTGCGGGAAAGCATGGGCCGGGCAGTCTAGCCCCCGCGACGGGGATCGCCAAAGGCCGGCGTTTTCGGCGTGGTTTACCCGGGAGGCCCATGCGCCGATAATCCCGGCATGCTCCCTCGCTACCGACCGCTCCGGAACCCCGTCTGGCGCATGGGGATCGCGGCGTTGCTGCTGGGTCTGATCGCGGCCACGCTGGGGCTCGAACGCCCTGCGGCGGGGACCGGAACCCTGTTGCCACCGCCGCCGCCGAAGCCCCGGAAGGTGCTCGGAGCCGTGCTGTTCGAAGACCGCTTCGACGACGGGAAGCTCGACGGCTGGTCCCCGGATCGCGCGGATACCTGGGTGGAGCGCAGCGGCATGGTGCGCGCCCAGCTCCCCGACGAGCGTCAGCAGCACTCGCTGCTGTATGCGGGGGCGATCGAATGGACCGACTACGCAGTCGACTTCGACGTGTGCGGCATGCGCGGCGTCGACAAAGGCGTGGTGGTGCGGGTCGAGGAAGGCTCCGGCATCGGCGTCGACCTGCGCGGTCCCGGGTACCAGGACATCCTGCTGCATCGCAAGGAGTGGCCGATGGGTCGCGCGCGAGTCACGAACGCGAACGGGGTGTGGCACCACGTGCGCATGGAGGCCCGCGGACATCGCTACCGCGTGTGGGTCGACGACGCGCTGATCCTCGATCGCGTCGACAAGAGCGGCGTGCGTCCGCGCGGCCGCTTCGCGCTCGCCGCCTACACGGGCGGCGTCGGTGAGTGCCTCGTCTACTACGACAACGTGGTGGTGACCGCGATCGGTTCGGATCCCGCGCAGGACGTGTCGGCGCGCAGCGACACGCCGTGAGCCTCGCACGGGTCGACCACCGCCTGCTCGAGCGAGTCGGCGATGGTTCGGCC
Coding sequences within it:
- the rocF gene encoding arginase encodes the protein MLSRTRQIEIIGVPVDLGAGRRGVDMGPSAIRIADLEPRLESLGHTVTDFGDIDVQIPETQPVGAGRLRYKAPILAACEELRVQVERALGDCRFPLVLGGDHSIAIGSVAGSSNHFARAGESIGLIWFDAHGDANTPETTPSGNIHGMSLAVAMGFGDPDLVNLGGRAPKVLPRNTVLIGIRDLDQGERETLKRAGVTCYTMRDLDERGMRDVVDEAIRLASDGTAGIHLSFDLDVVDPEDAPGTGTPVWGGITYREAHLAMEMVADRSQIVAIDLVEVNPVLDTQNMTGILAAELAQSALGKRIL
- a CDS encoding DUF1080 domain-containing protein codes for the protein MLPRYRPLRNPVWRMGIAALLLGLIAATLGLERPAAGTGTLLPPPPPKPRKVLGAVLFEDRFDDGKLDGWSPDRADTWVERSGMVRAQLPDERQQHSLLYAGAIEWTDYAVDFDVCGMRGVDKGVVVRVEEGSGIGVDLRGPGYQDILLHRKEWPMGRARVTNANGVWHHVRMEARGHRYRVWVDDALILDRVDKSGVRPRGRFALAAYTGGVGECLVYYDNVVVTAIGSDPAQDVSARSDTP